One segment of Podospora pseudopauciseta strain CBS 411.78 chromosome 5 map unlocalized CBS411.78m_5.2, whole genome shotgun sequence DNA contains the following:
- a CDS encoding uncharacterized protein (COG:Q; EggNog:ENOG503P171), producing the protein MASRRENKGFHLDSLARVVRYTALNEFLALPIAGAAHFLTLDSSVKYLTALFTHANRLGVKLNPRDLNLPKIARTALTLGLVGAAYSANEFLTKWTANNWTRNKPGEWKTLDKEIVLITGASSGIGEHTAKMLLAWHKGVKIVIVDFAPMSWEPSAADASRVFYFQADLSKPEVVRSVSKRIKKKVGHPTVLINNAGLARGFSVLEGSYADVEVTIKTNLQAPFLLIKEFVPHMAKTNHGHIVTICSMSAVVPTPGIVDYSATKAGVQALHEGLALELKHRHKADKVRLTNIIPNFIRTPLLSGVPRQSQFGAPLLHVETVAETIVRQIESGYGGVVYLPGIMRYITCLRALPEWVYTYLIRNGTVNLAVGFQGRQIIDENGGLRAVKVQKAEIAEKSDRSEAPEVPEKPEKSEAAERPEKAERPERPERAERSEAGERPERAERAERSERSERAERAERSGRSNRAERRARNERSEKSS; encoded by the exons ATGGCTAGCCGTAGAGAAAACAAGGGCTTCCACCTCGACAGCCTCGCCCGAGTCGTCCGGTACACTGCCCTTAACGAGTTTCTTGCCCTTCCCATTGCCGGCGCCGCCCACTTCCTCACGCTCGACTCCTCGGTCAAGTATCTGACCGCCCTCTTCACTCACGCCAACCGTCTCGGTGTCAAGCTCAACCCTCGCGACCTCAACCTTCCAAAGATCGCACGCACTGCCCTGAcccttggtcttgttggcGCCGCTTACTCTGCCAACGAGTTCCTCACAAAATGGACCGCCAACAACTGGACGCGCAACAAGCCCGGGGAGTGGAAGACCCTCGACAAGGAGATTGTTCTCATCACTGGGGCCAGTAGCGGCATTGGCGAGCACACAGCTAAGATGCTGCTGGCCTGGCACAAGGGTGTAAAGATTGTCATCGTTGACTTTGCTCCCATGTCCTGGGAGCCATCTGCCGCCGATGCCTCTCGGGTCTTTTACTTCCAAGCCGATCTCAGCAAACCCGAGGTTGTGCGCTCTGTTTCGAAGcgcatcaagaagaaggttggCCATCCAACTGTCCTGATCAACAACGCCGGTCTTGCCCGCGGGTTCAGCGTTTTGGAAGGATCCTACGCCGACGTCGAAGTCACCATCAAGACCAACCTTCAAGCTCCGTTCCTGCTCATCAAGGAGTTCGTCCCGCACATGGCCAAGACGAACCACGGTCATATCGTTACCATCTGCTCCATGAGCGCTGTTGTTCCCACGCCGGGCATCGTCGATTACTCTGCCACCAAGGCTGGCGTTCAAGCGTTACATGAGGGCCTGGCGCTAGAACTGAAGCATAGACACAAGGCCGACAAGGTCAGATTGACCAACATTATTCCCAACTTCATCCGTACACCATTGCTGTCAGGAGTGCCCCGTCAGTCGCAATTTGGAGCGCCATTGCTTCACGTTGAGACGGTGGCCGAGACTATTGTCAGACAGATTGAGAGCGGATATGGAGGTGTTGTGTATTTACCGGGAATCATGAGATACATCACTTGTTTG AGGGCGCTTCCTGAGTGGGTGTACACATATCTCATCCGAAATGGCACAGTCAACCTCGCGGTTGGATTCCAGGGGCGACAGATCATTGACGAGAACGGAGGCTTGAGGGCCGTCAAGGTTCAGAAGGCCGAAATCGCTGAAAAGTCTGACCGATCTGAAGCACCTGAGGTGCCCGAGAAGCCCGAGAAATCCGAGGCAGCTGAGAGACCTGAGAAGGCCGAAAGACCTGAACGCCCCGAAAGAGCCGAGAGGAGCGAGGCAGGCGAGAGACCTGAGAGGGCTGAGAGGGCTGAGAGGTCTGAAAGGTCTGAGAGGGCTGAGAGGGCTGAGAGATCCGGCAGATCGAACAGAGCCGAGAGAAGAGCAAGAAACGAGAGGTCTGAAAAATCAAGCTGA
- a CDS encoding uncharacterized protein (COG:I; EggNog:ENOG503P25V; MEROPS:MER0036370), translating into MAPASSKPLTLSFLGKLSLLFKLLVVAPPTLLINNLRCHLLALLRGASLKYYTLCAFNKFGLRHLTPLQLQFMKPPTVAYYKSWVRKQSIAAIKRLSTSNDTPKPEDLVLSELKVDIESLHDGQSSLLWLGHRTKAKKVVLFFHGGGYAIPMLPGHINWCHRAYLLASPGDVAVAILQYTLVPHGKYPTQLKQAAAGLDHILKAGVKPENIIFGGDSAGGNLTCSLLSHLLHPHPDAVAVSLSRPIAGAFLVSPWVSTRTDTASYKKNNGIDMLSTTTVDSACGHLLPENLTDEDRAWVMPVDLPRERQEAWFKGLDKVVSEVYITAGEQEVFLDQSVQLADVFKKVNNKLDVKVELMKSEAHDWILLEGENQHDGDATKRMRSWVRGLWGFN; encoded by the exons ATG GCGCCCGCATCATCCAAACcgctcaccctctcctttCTAGGGAAACTTTCCCTTCTCTTCAAACTTCTCGTCGTTG CCCCTCCAACCCTCCTAATCAACAACCTCCGCTgccacctcctcgccctcctccgcgGCGCCTCCCTCAAATACTACACCCTCTGCGCCTTCAACAAATTCGGCCTCCgccacctcacccccctccaactccaGTTTATGAAACCCCCCACTGTCGCCTATTACAAATCATGGGTTAGAAAGCAGtccatcgccgccatcaagcggctctccacctccaatgACACCCCCAAACCAGAGGACCTAGTGTTATCCGAGCTCAAAGTCGACATTGAATCCCTTCACGACGGGCAATCCTCGCTCCTCTGGCTAGGCCACCGCACCAAAGCCAAAAAGGTCGTCCTTTTCTTCCACGGAGGGGGCTACGCCATCCCCATGTTACCAGGCCACATCAACTGGTGTCACCGCGCTtacctcctcgcctcccccggCGACGTCGCCGTGGCGATACTGCAGTACACCCTTGTCCCTCATGGTAAATATCCGACGCAGCTAAAGCAAGCCGCGGCAGGTTTGGATCATATCCTCAAAGCGGGGGTCAAGCCAGAAAATATCATCTTCGGTGGTGACTCCGCTGGTGGAAACCTGACTTGCTcactcctctcccacctgcTGCACCCCCACCCTGACGCGGTGGCCGTCTCCCTTTCTCGACCTATCGCCGGCGCGTTTTTGGTGTCGCCTTGGGTGTCGACTAGGACCGACACGGCTAGTTATAAAAAGAACAACGGGATTGACATGCTGtctaccaccaccgttgACTCCGCCTGTGGGCATTTGCTACCCGAAAACTTGACAGACGAGGACAGGGCGTGGGTTATGCCTGTTGATCTACCGCgggagaggcaggaggcGTGGTTCAAGGGGTTGGACAAGGTTGTTTCGGAGGTGTACATCACGGCAGGGGAACAGGAGGTTTTCTTGGATCAAAGCGTGCAGTTGGCGGATGTGTTCAAGAAGGTGAACAACAAACTGGATGTCAAGGTTGAGCTGATGAAGAGTGAGGCGCATGATTGGATtctgctggagggggagaatcAGCATGATGGGGATGCGAccaagaggatgaggagttgggttagggggttgtgggggttTAACTAG
- a CDS encoding uncharacterized protein (COG:Q; EggNog:ENOG503NUZI) — protein sequence MSSDKETEVPFTQFACIGTGFSGIALGATIQRWYSISPSSIQFFDSQPCVGGTWSINQYPGAACDVPSALYSFSFERNPNWTRFLPPHDELRAYLTKVAEKYNLVPRMKFNTKVTKAEWIPSPTNPRWRLTILDLETNLTSHHECQFLFSGSGQFNSPRPLDVPGIDSFQGPVIHSARWDHSVSLHDKKVVVFGNGCTAAQIVPSILSSTAHLTQIVRSKHWIYPPVDAKVSPFAKKLLASMPGATLLQRFIVYHLAEADWAGFTLTPSAASFRSRRRKMAEKYMKTTAPQKYHPLLVPEFEIGCKRRVFDSGYLECLHSEKITLTNDKAVEILPHGVKMADGRVVEADVLVLANGFETNTPTTLLPVVGTGGHTLQEHWSETFPGPEAYNCTSLHGFPNFFLLWGPNTATGHTSAVMAIENGVNFALRVIKPCLEGRASVVDVTEQAEREFVERAQEALGKTVFTSETCNSWYTARDRETGRVWNGMTYPWSQARYWWDCMMIKKGDWVYSQVEYRQEEEARIVVHRFRRDGLGLAACLGWKEPEFSFGAGIGWVKVCCCCACSEDMGIGCDRTKGAELIVQTILFTHIAVCTILHINHDPPSVGHVSNHRYSCTYFTTSKALSQQPARP from the exons ATGTCTTCAGACAAAGAAACCGAAGTCCCCTTCACCCAGTTCGCCTGTATCGGCACAGGCTTCTCAGGCATAGCTCTCGGGGCTACCATCCAACGATGGTACAGCATCTCGCCCTCATCCATCCAATTCTTTGACTCGCAACCGTGTGTTGGTGGGACATGGTCCATCAACCAATACCCAGGCGCAGCCTGTGACGTCCCCTCAGCTCTCTACTCCTTCAGCTTTGAGCGCAACCCAAACTGGACCAgattcctccctccccacgaTGAACTCCGCGCCTATCTCACCAAAGTCGCCGAGAAATACAACCTCGTTCCGCGCATGAAGTTCAACACCAAAGTCACCAAAGCAGAATGGATCCCCTCCCCTACCAACCCCCGATGGCGGCTGACGATCCTCGACCTCGAAACCAACCTCACTTCCCACCACGAATGCCAGTTCTTGTTCTCCGGCTCAGGCCAATTCAACTCCCCCCGCCCCTTGGACGTCCCCGGAATCGACTCCTTCCAAGGTCCGGTAATCCACTCCGCCCGCTGGGACCACTCCGTCTCCCTCCACGACAAAAAAGTGGTAGTCTTTGGAAACGGCTGCACCGCCGCCCAAATcgtcccctccatcctctcctccaccgcccaccTCACCCAAATCGTCCGCTCCAAACACTGGATCTATCCCCCCGTCGACGCCAAAGTCTCCCCCTTTGCCAAAAAGCTTCTGGCAAGCATGCCCGGCGCCACGCTCCTCCAACGCTTCATAGTCTACCACCTCGCCGAGGCCGACTGGGCCGgcttcaccctcaccccctcggcagcctccttcCGGTCCAGACGCAGGAAGATGGCGGAAAAGTACATGAAAACCACCGCTCCGCAGAAataccaccccctcctcgtccccgAGTTCGAAATCGGGTGCAAGAGACGCGTCTTTGACTCCGGCTACCTGGAATGTCTCCACTCGGAAAAGATAACCCTCACCAACGACAAGGCAGTCGAGATCTTACCTCACGGGGTGAAAATGGCTGATGgacgggtggtggaggcggatGTGCTGGTCTTGGCTAATGGCTTTGAGACGAACACACCCACGACACTCTTGCCGGTTGTCGGTACGGGGGGCCATACCCTCCAGGAGCATTGGAGTGAGACATTTCCTGGTCCGGAGGCGTACAATTGCACTTCGTTGCATGGGTTTCCCAACTTCTTTTTGCTGTGGGGGCCGAATACGGCTACGGGGCATACTTCGGCTGTGATGGCGATTGAGAACGGGGTTAACTTCGCGTTGAGGGTTATCAAGCCTtgtttggaggggagggcgtcGGTTGTTGATGTGACGGAGCAGGCAGAGAGGGAGTTTGTTGAGCGGGCTCAGGAGGCGTTGGGGAAGACGGTGTTTACGAGTGAGACTTGCAATAGTTGGTATACAGCTCGAGACAGGGAGACGGGGAGGGTGTGGAATGGGATGACGTATCCGTGGAGTCAGGCAAGGTATTGGTGGGATTGTATGATGATCAAGAAGGGGGACTGGGTTTATAGT CAAGTCGAGTATCgccaagaggaggaggcccgGATTGTGGTTCACCGCTTTCGCCGTGATGGCCTCGGGTTGGCTGCTTGCTTGGGTTGGAAAGAACCCGAATTCTCGTTTGGCGCTGGCATTGGCTGGGTCAAggtttgctgctgttgtgccTGTTCTGAGGACATGGGGATTGGGTGTGATCGGACGAAAGGGGCTGAACTGATCGTGCAAACCATATTATTTACGCACATAGCTGTATGTACAATATTACATATTAATCATGATCCACCGTCCGTCGGCCATGTATCGAATCACCGTTACTCATGTACATATTTTACAACCTCGAAGGCACTTTCTCAACAACCAGCTCGTCCTTGA
- a CDS encoding uncharacterized protein (COG:B; EggNog:ENOG503P0BS), translating into MDPEHRNERQQKRRKISLACEPCRERKSRCDGAKPICSTCQRRSLPLHQCIYTVENARTASNEAYIRVLHERIQRLERACSENGIPTPPLDPSEEPAPDPGAGPGRRSVSVQPGPGNGLLTPAIKDHVQCTTATPLPVPHRQILDPRSPDCEGLDSLENATKITAMGTVSAEHDVNQAFEETQDEFYGSSSAASFMKEAYGSVKPHHHRVSSSLPGAGSVVTTTAAGNLRQTFAAPKADFGPLNFLQPDRFALPPRNVADYLIGRFFDRVYWLYPFFHKPTFMYAYRQLWQPVTGKEKGVPEPGLGLGSEPGAGAGSIVFHSALNTIFAIGCQFSDLSAKDRVSAIETFLERAKKFVGLDLIDMHNVGVVQSLLLMTLLLQSTPFPSRCWNSLGVAGRVAQGLGLHTEAGRRGRSELEREVRRRTWHGCVILDIIVSMTFGRPTMTDVNDLPLPSRLELVDDEWPGTLAQIDDEVTTTSRMNFFLDHIRQCHILGEILSSIYLSPKGRGAPSSSSGTTGDESPLYGLDAILELDAKLSRHEAAVCPAMSWTAPSDISGMPEDKKKIIVTQRNVLHASFLYVRLMLHRPILTQLCSNSDSGTTEPTSPVKQGPFGGNRMLYASFAAECAKICLGSAMDLVELVSRTYQTDTTGGWWWDGLYAFTGGLAVIVAYLCPSLLDSMDQRRLERSWVLCQEILAHFASFSISAHRSLKLLQKVHGDVMARVAEQAGDTDRPVLPTPIATAATPAGQGIVLPREDGFNSAQAHHTSLDFGNGLQWEVPSNADLSMLNVTSLFNWDQPLDFFTGGLGTDNFQL; encoded by the exons ATGGATCCCGAACACCGCAACGAGCGGCAGCAGAAGCGCCGAAAGATCTCCCTGGCTTGCGAGCCATGCCGGGAGAGGAAGTCTCGTTGCGACGGAGCCAAGCCGATCTGCTCCACCTGCCAGCGGCGGTCGCTGCCGCTGCATCAGTGTATCTACACGGTTGAGAATGCCAGGACAGCGAGCAATGAGGC GTACATCCGGGTTCTGCACGAACGCATCCAACGGCTTGAGCGGGCGTGTTCCGAGAATGGGATCCCCACTCCCCCACTTGATCCGAGCGAGGAGCCGGCTCCGGACCCGGGGGCCGGGCCGGGGAGGAGATCCGTCTCGGTCCAACCCGGGCCGGGTAATGGGCTTCTTACTCCTGCGATCAAAGACCACGTCCAATGCACCACTGCTACTCCCCTGCCTGTCCCGCATCGCCAGATCCTCGACCCACGCTCTCCCGACTGTGAAGGGCTGGACTCCCTAGAGAACGCCACGAAAATAACAGCAATGGGAACGGTAAGCGCCGAACACGACGTCAACCAAGCCTTTGAGGAGACGCAAGACGAGTTCTACGGCAGCTCGAGCGCGGCCAGTTTCATGAAGGAGGCTTACGGGAGTGTCaagcctcatcatcaccgggTGTCCTCGTCGTTGCCGGGAGCCGGATCGGTGGTCACAACAACGGCAGCGGGCAACCTCCGACAAACCTTTGCGGCGCCAAAAGCGGATTTTGGCCCCCTGAATTTCCTGCAGCCTGATCGGTTCGCCTTGCCGCCGAGGAATGTGGCTGATTACCTCATCGGGAGGTTCTTCGACCGGGTTTATTGGCTGTATCCCTTCTTTCACAAGCCAACCTTTATGTACGCCTACCGCCAGCTCTGGCAGCCGGTTACGGGGAAGGAAAAAGGGGTGCCGGAgccggggttggggttggggagtgaACCTGGGGCTGGGGCCGGGAGTATCGTTTTTCATTCTGCGCTCAATACTATCTTTGCGATAGGGTGTCAGTTTAGTGATTTGTCGGCCAAGGACAGGGTCAGCGCGATAGAGACTtttttggagagggcgaAGAAGTTTGTGGGGTTGGATTTGATTGATATGCATAATGTGGGTGTGGTGCAGAGTTTGTTGCTTAtgacgctgctgctgcagagTACCCCTTTTCCGAGCAGGTGCTGGAATTCGCTGGGGGTCgcggggagggtggcgcaggggttggggttgcatacggaggcggggaggagggggaggtcggagttggagagggaggtgaggaggaggacgtggCATGGGTGTGTTATTTTGGATAT TATCGTGAGCATGACGTTTGGGAGGCCGACGATGACGGATGTGAATGATCTGCCGCTGCCGTCAAGGTTGGAactggtggatgatgagtgGCCCGGTACACTTGCTCAGATTGACGATGAAGTGACCACGACATCGAGGATGAACTTCTTTCTTGACCACATTCGGCAATGTCATATCCTGGGTGAGATATTGTCGAGTATCTATCTGTCACCCAAAGGCCGAGGAGCACCAAGTTCTTCGTCAGGGACCACCGGTGATGAGTCTCCGCTGTATGGGTTGGATGCCATTCTGGAGCTGGATGCCAAGTTGTCGAGACATGAGGCCGCAGTTTGCCCCGCCATGTCTTGGACAGCACCCAGTGATATTAGCGGGATGCCagaagacaagaagaagattatTGTCACGCAGAGAAATGTGCTTCATGCCAG CTTTCTTTATGTACGGCTGATGCTTCATCGACCGATCCTCACCCAACTTTGCTCAAATTCAGATTCTGGAACAACAGAGCCAACCTCACCGGTGAAGCAAGGACCCTTTGGTGGAAATAGAATGCTGTATGCTTCCTTTGCAGCAGAATGTGCAAAAATTTGCTTGGGATCAGCCATGGACTTGGTCGAGCTGGTTTCCAGGACTTATCAGACAGACACAActggaggttggtggtgggatggattGT ATGCATTCACTGGTGGCCTTGCAGTTATTGTCGCTTATCTATGTCCATCCCTCCTTGATTCTATGGATCAACGACGCCTGGAAAGATCATGGGTTCTTTGCCAGGAAATCCTGGCACACTTTGCTTCGTTCAGTATCTCTGCTCACAGGTCTCTGAAACTGCTGCAAAAGGTGCATGGTGATGTCATGGCACGCGTTGCTG AGCAAGCCGGTGACACCGACAGGCCAGTCCTTCCAACCCCGATTGCCACTGCCGCCACCCCAGCTGGCCAGGGTATCGTGTTGCCCAGGGAGGATGGCTTCAACTCAGCCCAAGCACATCATACTTCTCTGGATTTTGGAAACGGTCTCCAATGGGAAGTTCCCAGCAATGCGGACCTGAGCATGCTGAACGTGACCTCGCTCTTCAATTGGGACCAGCCTTTAGACTTCTTTACAGGTGGGTTAGGGACAGATAACTTTCAGTTGTAG